One Chlorobaculum limnaeum genomic window carries:
- a CDS encoding DcaP family trimeric outer membrane transporter — protein MNAKGSLRHTLLLAGALLGSSPAMAADTVEARIASLEKELAELKALVKAQPAAPSTSQTAAAPETARKPEVSSPATVTVSSGAKLQFYGFARFDASYDTGRITPGNIALYAPSEKTVNDDAEWNLTANATRIGMNLYGPDTETMKLTGNIEFDFLSYVGAENNSSPRLRHGYLKAFWPANDFSIIAGQTWDLNASLIPFVDDPAIMWDAGNIGGRHPQLRLTKGFKSGQKSRVEVAVAAARTIGETNGSGADSGKDAAMPSLQGRLALSTPLLVSGKPASIAVSGHYGQEEWDTDADGSHETLDSWSCVLELSLPLSDRLLFASELFTGENLDDYWGGIGQGRNGVTAIRSRGGWAALRYAASPETTLSIGAGMDDPNDDDVLSITGRTLNETQFISVTHRITPNFILGGQLSRWRTDYKDAKEGDAVRAQTSVTYSF, from the coding sequence ATGAACGCAAAAGGATCACTCCGGCATACACTGCTGCTTGCCGGAGCACTGCTTGGCTCCTCTCCGGCGATGGCTGCCGATACGGTCGAGGCAAGAATCGCCAGCCTCGAAAAGGAGCTTGCCGAACTGAAAGCGCTGGTCAAAGCACAGCCTGCGGCTCCATCCACTTCGCAGACGGCTGCCGCTCCCGAGACCGCCAGAAAACCTGAAGTTTCGTCTCCGGCGACCGTGACGGTCTCTTCGGGCGCGAAGCTCCAGTTTTATGGATTCGCCCGTTTCGACGCTTCGTACGACACAGGCCGGATTACGCCGGGCAACATCGCGCTCTACGCCCCCTCGGAGAAAACGGTCAACGACGATGCCGAATGGAACCTCACGGCAAATGCAACGAGAATCGGCATGAATCTTTACGGCCCCGATACCGAGACGATGAAGCTGACCGGCAATATCGAGTTCGACTTTCTGAGCTACGTCGGCGCGGAAAACAATTCAAGCCCGCGCCTCCGCCACGGCTATCTGAAAGCTTTCTGGCCCGCAAACGACTTCAGCATCATCGCCGGGCAGACCTGGGACTTGAACGCCTCGCTCATCCCGTTCGTGGATGATCCGGCGATCATGTGGGACGCGGGCAACATCGGCGGACGCCATCCGCAACTTCGCCTCACCAAAGGGTTCAAGAGCGGCCAAAAGAGCCGCGTCGAAGTTGCCGTGGCGGCTGCGAGGACGATTGGCGAAACGAACGGAAGCGGCGCGGATTCGGGCAAAGACGCCGCGATGCCCTCGCTTCAGGGACGCCTGGCGCTTTCGACGCCACTCCTTGTTTCGGGAAAACCGGCAAGCATCGCTGTTTCGGGCCATTACGGGCAGGAGGAGTGGGACACCGACGCCGACGGTTCTCATGAGACGCTCGACTCGTGGTCGTGCGTGCTCGAACTGTCGCTGCCACTGAGCGACAGGCTGCTCTTTGCCAGTGAACTGTTCACCGGCGAGAATCTCGACGATTACTGGGGAGGCATCGGCCAGGGCAGAAATGGCGTCACGGCAATCCGCTCGCGCGGCGGCTGGGCGGCCCTGCGCTATGCGGCAAGCCCCGAGACGACGCTGAGCATCGGCGCGGGCATGGATGACCCGAATGACGATGATGTGCTGTCGATAACCGGCCGGACGCTGAACGAAACGCAGTTCATCTCGGTAACGCACCGCATCACGCCGAACTTCATCCTTGGCGGCCAGCTATCCCGCTGGAGAACCGACTACAAGGATGCCAAAGAGGGCGATGCCGTCCGCGCCCAGACTTCGGTCACCTACTCGTTCTGA
- a CDS encoding DUF4160 domain-containing protein produces the protein MPKIYVYLGIVILFYSNEHEPIHVHGKFQGCESKAEIIIENGKVISIVIQSVKGRKGLSSAVLNDFKVFVESNADKIVEKWIDYFVLHKQVQCEIIDRRIK, from the coding sequence ATGCCAAAAATATATGTATACCTTGGGATTGTTATTCTTTTCTACAGCAATGAACATGAGCCGATCCATGTTCACGGTAAGTTTCAGGGATGCGAGTCCAAGGCAGAAATTATTATTGAAAATGGGAAGGTTATATCTATTGTTATCCAGTCTGTTAAGGGCAGAAAAGGGTTGTCGTCGGCAGTCTTGAATGATTTCAAAGTTTTCGTTGAAAGCAACGCTGATAAAATAGTCGAGAAATGGATAGACTATTTTGTGCTCCATAAACAAGTGCAGTGCGAAATAATAGACAGGAGAATCAAATGA
- a CDS encoding DUF2442 domain-containing protein, producing MISDEQVIWIEQVNYLGDFRLALFFNDNTSQQIDFFPFLSSSRNPLIRKYLDIEEFRKYSLDAGDLEWNDYDLCFPIADLYENRISR from the coding sequence ATGATTTCGGATGAACAGGTGATTTGGATAGAGCAGGTCAACTACTTGGGTGACTTCAGGCTGGCGCTTTTTTTTAATGACAATACCAGTCAACAGATTGACTTTTTCCCATTTCTTTCATCTTCTCGAAATCCTCTCATCAGGAAGTACCTCGATATTGAGGAGTTTCGTAAATATTCTCTTGATGCGGGTGATCTGGAGTGGAATGATTATGATCTTTGTTTCCCGATTGCTGATCTCTATGAAAACAGAATATCGCGATGA
- a CDS encoding M15 family metallopeptidase, with translation MRIEEMISAIQKELGISVDGKAGPQTWGAIYQRIVPQKSADTEPTATVTTVDSRSEKAIATLLPEVQPMARALVHKAASVGITIKIISGLRTYAEQNALYAKGRTEPGSKVTKAKGGYSNHNFGIAFDIGVFEGNKYLDESPKYKAVGALGVDLGLEWGGNWKTIVDQPHFQLRPDWAKNMTEKQMLAELRNRHNSGGGVYV, from the coding sequence ATGCGCATCGAAGAGATGATTTCCGCGATCCAGAAGGAACTCGGTATCAGCGTTGACGGCAAGGCTGGCCCCCAAACCTGGGGCGCGATTTATCAACGCATCGTTCCGCAAAAGTCGGCAGATACCGAGCCGACGGCCACCGTCACGACGGTTGACAGTCGGAGCGAAAAGGCAATCGCCACGCTCCTGCCCGAGGTGCAGCCTATGGCCCGCGCCCTCGTCCATAAAGCCGCCAGCGTCGGCATCACAATCAAAATCATCAGCGGACTCAGAACCTACGCCGAGCAGAATGCGCTCTACGCCAAGGGACGAACCGAACCCGGAAGCAAAGTCACCAAAGCCAAGGGCGGATACTCCAATCACAACTTCGGCATCGCCTTCGACATTGGCGTATTCGAAGGGAACAAGTATCTGGACGAATCTCCCAAATACAAAGCCGTCGGCGCGTTGGGAGTGGACTTGGGACTCGAATGGGGGGGAAACTGGAAAACCATCGTTGACCAGCCCCACTTTCAGTTACGACCAGACTGGGCGAAAAATATGACCGAAAAGCAGATGCTCGCCGAACTGCGCAACAGGCACAATAGCGGAGGCGGCGTTTACGTATAG